Part of the Nitrospinota bacterium genome, CGGTGAACCGCAAACCGGTCACGCGGATATGGATAAACGGCGACCCGATAGCGGGGGCCTTCCGCGAGGCGTTGCAGCTTGAGCGGCTTCAGGCCCACATACCGCTCATGATGCACCCGTCGCCCAAAAAGGCGCTCGTCATATGCTTCGGCACCGGTTCCACCGCGGGAGCCGCGGCCGCACACGGCCTCCAGCGGGTAACCGCCGTTGATATTTCCCGCGAGGTGTTCGGCGCGGCGGACAAATTCGCCGAGGCAAACTTTAACGTGGCGCGGAACCCGTCCTTTTCCATGGTGGAGGAAGACGGGCGGAATTTCCTGCTCACGACGCAAGAGACGTTCGATCTCATAACCTCCGAGCCGCCGCCCCCCTCCAATGCCGGCATCGTGAGCCTGTACACGAGGGAATATTACCTGCTGTGCAAAAAAAGGCTTGCCGAAAAGGGGATCGTGTCGCAGTGGATACCGTTGCACCACCTTTCGGAGGAGGATTTCCGCGCGCTGGTGGCGACATTTGTTGACGTTTTCCCCAACGCCACGATGTGGTACACGAAGTGGGACGCCATCATGATTGGGTCGAATGCCGGCGTTCCCCTCGATTTTTCCGGATTTCAGGATGGGATGATGAACGGTGCGGTCGCCGAAAGCCTGAAGGGGATCGGTATCGTGAACCCTTATCAGCTTCTTTCAAATTTCATGATGGATTCAGAAAATATCCGGCGGTTTGCGGCGGGCGCCGCGCCGGTCACCGACGACCGCCCGTACATCGAGTTTTCCGCCCCCCGCATACACGAGACGGGCGTTGCCATAAAGGGGCGGAATCTTGAAAATCTCCTCAAATACCGCGGGCTGCCGAAAGCCGTGTTCGCATCGGCGGAGCAGGAAAAGGTTTTCCAGGGCTATTTCCGATCCGAAGAGGAGTTTTTGAGGGGTCAGATAGAGCAGAGCGACGGCCATTTCGGCGCCGCCGCCAAGCGGTTCAGCCGCGCCCTTGAGATAAACCCGGACAATCCGGACGCCCGGTACGCCCATCTTTCGCTTAACATCACGACGCTTTATTCGGCGCTGTCGAAAAACCAGCCGGATATGGGGCTGCAACTGCTTGCGGATACCGAAAGGATGGATACCGGCGGCCTTTTCAGGGTGCAGACCCATTTTCTCAAGGGGATGTTTCTCGCCGGCCGGGGAAGCAGCTACGAAGCCGAACGGGAATTCCTCGAGGCCCTTAAATTGGACCCCCAGTATATGATGGCCGCGGTAAACCTTGCGGGACTCTATGGTTTTGTGTTAAAGAATGAGATTAAAGCAAAAGAGTACTATAATTATGCGTTAACGCTTGATCCATCGGAAAGCGAGCGGCAAGCGATACTTGAAGCTCTGGGCAAGTTGACGTAAACCGAATATGCGGAAGAGGGGGCAAAGATGAGAGCGGTTATCCTGGTGGTTGTGATGGTTATGGCACTCGCGTCGGGCGCTTCGGCGTTCAAGTTCGGCGGGTTTGGCGGCGGCGACAAGAAAAGCGCGGCCCCGGCTGCCGGGGGAAAGGCCGACGAGTTTCTTTTGGAAGCGCGCAGGGCCTACGGGAGCGCGAATTACTCCAAGGTGATCGAAGCCACCACCAGCGCGATAAAGGAATCGCCCAAGATGGCCGCCGCGTATGCGCTCCGGGGCAAGGCTTCCAAGGATATGGGCGATGTTGATAACGCGGTGAAGGATCTTAACCGCGCGATAGAACTGGATCCCAATCTTGGCGAAGCCTATTATGTCCGCGCGCAGGCCAACGAGATAAACGGTGAAATGAAAAAGGCCAAGGAAGATTATTCCAATGCTTGCGCAAAAGGGTACAAAGACGCCTGCAAGTAACTTTTTTGGGATACCAATACGGGGAGCCTTGAAACGGCTCCCTTTTTTATTTGCGTGCTACGAAACGAGGATTTTATTTTCCGCCACCAGAATTTTCTTTATTTTCATTGCCATTGAGAGCAGCCTTCCCAGCAATAACCCGGTTAATATCGAGAGACCAAACGCATTTAACTCCGCGCCATGGAGCCAATGGCCAAAAACCCATTTTCTCCCGGCTTCAAGCAGGATGTACAAAACTAAAATGACGATTCCAATTTTATCCAGGCGGGAAACGACCTTCTCGGTTTCGGGATGCCAAAAGATTACAAACATCCTTCCCGCAAGAAGTCCGATCATGACGCCGAGCGCAAAACCGGCCCCCGCCAAAAGGGTGCTTATCTGTCCTTCAAAAATATCGTAAAAGACAATGATTGAAAGGACAAACATAATGATAAAAAACACCGTCAGGCGTCTTGAGAGCCTGCCCTCCAGATGCTTTTTCGCGGTTTTTCTTTGATTGTTTAACCGGCTTAATCGTTGTTTCATGTTACTTCGGCATGCCCCATTTTATCCATTCGCATGGGAAGGAATTCTACTAAACCGGGGGAAAAACATCAAAACAATTTCACCCGCTGGCCTTTGCACGGCCCTTTTTTCAAGGGCATTGCGCGAAAAAAAGAAGCGCGAAAGTCGAGCGGGCGGGATCAGCCCTTTTCGACCGGAAACCCCCGGCGCTTCCATTCCGGGAATCCGTCCTCGAGCCGCTTGGCTTTGAACTTCTTTTCGCGCAGCTTTGCCACCGTGTCGTACGCCAACAGGCAGTACGGCCCGCGGCAGTAGGCGATGACTTCCGTTTTTGAATTCAGCTTGTGGAGGTGCTTTTCAAGCTCTTTAAACGGCACGTTGAGCGCGCCGGGAATGTGCCCCGTGGCGTATTCGTCCGGCGGCCGCACGTCGAAGATGACGACGGTCCCGGACTTTACCCGTTCAAGCAGTTCTTCCGCCGGAACCGCTTCGAAACCGTCTTTGGATTTGAGGTACAGGGTTATCAACTGTTCGACTTCCGCGATGTTGCGTTCCGCGATTTTCCGGACAAGCATCATAAGGTCAACCGCCGTTTCGTCCGAAAGGCGATAGTACACCCGCTGCCCATCCTTGCGCGAGGCGACGAGCCCCACCTGCCGGAGCTGTTGCAGATGTTGCGACGTGTTGGCAACGGTGGATTTGGTCATAGCCGCCAGGGTTTCGACGTTCTTTTCGCCTTGGGCGAGGAACTCCAGCATCTCGATCCGCGTGGCGCTTGAAATCGCTTTGCCGATGCGGGCAAATTGCTCAAGGAACATCTGTTTGGGGCTTGGGTCAGTCATATTGTCCTCATAAAATAATGCCCGTCCCGCCTTCTATATAGTTAGCGGATTATGCCATCCCGCCTAAATGCTATCATAATGGGCGGTACCATAAAGCGTAAAAGTAAAACTCGCAAGAACCGAATTTTAACGAGGGCCATTGAACGTCCTGTTACATCTGATATTAACGTGGTGTGCAGGCGGTTTGGTTTTTCAAAGCTTTTTTGCCATATTTATAAAGGCTAGCCCGATGAAATAACTACCCTTTTTAGGTAAAAATAGCCCATTAACCGTATAAATTTAGTGGGATGAAAATATTTCTTGGCTTTTGGTTGTCTTATGCTAATATTGCTCGAATTGCGGCACGGCTCTTGTATTTAGTAGGACGCGCTTTAGCGTGTTAGGGTTCGTGTTGCATGAAAAGGCGGAGCGTTCCGGGGGGAATGCGGGATTTAATACAGGCAGACTGTTGGAAAAAGTGGGAGGTTGTTTTCGATTTTACCCAGCTTGCGGGCATTGGAAAATAAGCACAGTTTTGTCTTAACGGCGTTATGTTAGGGATTGAGAAGGTACTCTCAACAACCTGGATTGGTACTAACTTGAAAAAGGGGGATGGTTTGAACCAAAAGTATTTTACGTTCTTGGCTGCCTTTGCGGTTTTCGCGGTTATTTTCTTTTCGGTGGATTACTTCCTTCAGGCTTATCAGGGCTTGGCGCTTTTTCCTAAAGGGGAATAAGAATATTAACGGCTTAGGGGACAAAATGAAGGTTAGGTTTATGTTTTCACATCTCAAGAAAGTGTTGTTTCAACGTAGCCCCTCGGTTTACAGGTTTGGCGTGGCGCTTGCCTCGCTGCTTGTTATCCCGGCGGCGCTCTCGTTCAATTCATTGGATATCAGCCATCCGGTTCTGAAGGCGGCCGCCAATGCGGTCTCGGTTCAGAAGGTTTGGGCCAACGAAGCGGCTCCGGCCGCGGCGCCGGCTGCTGAAGCCAAGAAAGACGAGAAAAAGGGTCCTGAAGAATGGGCGCCTCAGTCGCCTCCCAAGCTGGAAGCGAAAGACTACCCGGTCGTTAAAGGCTTTAACAGCCGCATAACCGTGTGGTTCATCGCCCAGTTGCATCTGTTCTTTGGCGCGTTCGTTCTCGCGGTTCCGATCTTTGTGTGGCTCATCGAGCTTACCGGGGTCATGACGAAGGACGAGCGGTATGACCACATGGCCCACGAGTTCATGAAGGTGGCCATGACCGGGTTCTCGCTTGCCGCGAGCTTTGGCGGTCTTCTCTCCATCGCCCTTGTCGTTTTCTATCCCCAATTCATGACCTATATGGTGGGTATATTCGGCAAAGTGATGATTTTCTACGCTCTCGCGTTTTTCGCGGAAAGTTTCTTCCTGTACACCTACTACTACGGGTGGGACAAAATGTCCGAAGGGAAAGCCAAGACCCTCCACCTTGGTTTGGGCTTGGGCCTGAACCTGGCGGGTGTGTTCCTTATGATGGTTTCCAACTCCTGGGCGTCGTTCATGATGGCTCCCTCAGGGCTGGATGATGCGGGCGTATTCCAGGGAGATGTCTGGGCGGCCATTCAGGGCCACCTCTGGAACCCGATCAACATCCACCGTTTCGTCGCCAACATCGCTTATGGTGGTTCGTTGACCGCCGCTTATGCGGCGTATAAGTTCCTCACGGCGAAAACGCCGCAGGAAAAGGCGCACTATGACTGGATGGGGTACACATCGTTCTTCATCGCGATCATCGGTCTTCTTCCATTGCCGTTCGCCGGTTACTGGCTCACCAAGGAAATTTACGACTACTCGCAACAGATGGGCATCACCCTCATGGGCGGCGCCTTTGCGTGGCTGTTCATCCTCCAGGCGGTGCTCATCGGCACGATATTCCTTTCGGCCAACTACTACCTCTGGTGCTGTCTGGCGCGTTCGCCCGGCGCCAACAGATACGCGTTTATGATCAAGCCAATAGCCATTGTCATCGTGGGGATGTTCCTTGCATGGTTCACCCCGCACACGCTGGTCATGACCTCGAAGGAACTGACGCAAATCGGCGGCGCGCACCATCCGTTACTCGGTAAGTTGGGCGTTATGGCCGCAAAGAACACGGCGGTCAACTTCCTTATCGTATTGACGTTCCTCAGCTTCCAGATTTATCAGCGGAGCAACAAGCGGGCGGTCGGCGACAGCTTCTGGGCCACCAACGGCACCACGGTTCAAATTGCCCTTTACGCGGCGGGTTTGGCTAACATCCTGATCCTTGGGATATACAGCTACTATCTGCCCGCCAGCGTACGCATCGGCCTTTCCGTTCCACAGGTCAGCACAACCCTTATTGTGATTGTCACCTCCTTCATTCTTGACGGCAAAATCTTCAAGAAGAGCGAAGAGATGGGGGAAACCAAATGGGGGAATATGCCTGTCCGTTCGCAGTATGCCCTTTTCACCTTGACCATCGGTTTTACCTGGTTGATGGGGCTTATGGGGTACGTCCGGTCGGCCATTCGGCAGCACTGGCACGTTTACACTGTGTTCAGGGACAACTCGCCTGACGCGTTTACGCCGACGTTGCCCTATGCCGCGGGTGTGGTTACAGTGATCGTCTGTGTCTTCATCGCCCTTGTCCTTTTCATGTTCTGGATGCCGATGTTGGCAGCCAAAAAAGGTTCTTCAGGGGAGCATTAAGAGGAAAAAATGGAAGGAAAAAAAGGTAACTCAGAACTGGGGAAAATCCTCGGTTACGGCTTGTTTATCATGGTGGCCTTCGCGGGCTACGCAAAATTCGGAATACCGTTGGTTATTCCGGAAGCGCCCCCGGTTGAGGAAAAAATCACCGGCGCAATGACCAAAGACCAGTTTGTCGCGATGGGCGACAAGATATTCCACGGCAAGGGAACCTGCACACTTTGCCACAGTCCGGTCGGCGGCCGCGCCCCGATTCTTGACACCGTTGGTTCAAAAGCGGCCGAACGCTTGAAAGACGCGCGCTACAAGGGCAAGGCCAAGACCGGCGAGGAATACATCCGCGAATCGATGGTTGACCCGTCGGCGTTTGTTGTCGCGGGGTTTGGTAAACCGGGATCCAACGATAGCGTAAGCCCGATGCCGAATATCAACAAGGGGGCCATCGGCCTTAACGATGTTGAGATCAACTCCGTTATCGCCTATTTGCAGAAATCAGGCGGCGCTGAAGTAACGGTTCCGCTTCCGACTGGCGCTGCACCAGCGGCACCGGCAGGCGCTGAAGCCGCCGCGCCCACACCGGCGGCAACAGCCGAAGAGGCCTTCAACAAGTTCGGTTGCGTAACTTGCCATAAGGTTCCCGGTATCGCCGAAGGCGGAGATATGGGACCCGATCTTACCAAGTTGGCGAAGGCCGCAGGTTCCAGGAAGCCCGGTATGAGCGGCGAGATGTACATCATCGAGTCGATATCGAACCCGAATGCGTATGTGGTTAAGGGATTTGAGCCCGATATGATGCCCGCCGATCTTGGCAATTCGGTCACCATGTCCGAGATGAACCTGATTGTCAACGCGCTGCTTGGGAAGAAATAGGGAGACGAGGGTAGAAAGATGCATTTTTTAAAACCGATAATTGGTGTTTTTGTAGCCTATCTCCTCATAAAGATAGGAGTCCCGTTTTTAGGTTCGCTGTCCCATCCCGGCACGTGGCCGGTTGTGCCAACAGCCGTCATGAAAATGTACCTCTTCTTCATAATTGCGGGAGCTTTCTTGGCCAGCACGTTTAGCGAAGAGGGGTACAATGGGCTTGTCGGGCCGATAGTTGACCTGTACGGCAATCCGGCCAAGGCGAAACTTCGCCTTGGCGCCGTCACCGTCATCAGCCTCCTTGGTTGCTGGGTCGCCTACCAGTATGTTAAGCCGACCTTCGAGGCACCGGTCGAACTGCGGTCGGTTCACCCCGCGCCTCCTTCCACGGCGAGCATGTGGGGCAAAACGTTTGAATTGCAGACGCTCAAAAATCCGTTCCGCGAAGACAAGGCGAATTTCGCCAAGAACGTGGAAGAGGGCGGAATCATCTATTACAAGAACTGCTTCTATTGCCATGGCGACAAGCAGGACGGTAAGGGACATTTCTACTCCGCATTCAACCCGATTCCCGCTAACTTTGTCGACGTTGGCACCATCGCGATGTTGACCGAGTCCTTCGTGTTCTGGCGTATCGGCACGGGTGGCCCCGGCCTTCCTTCCGAAGGTGCGCCGTGGGCAACCGCGATGCCGGTGTGGCACGCCATGCTTTCCGAGGAGGAAGTGTGGAAGGTTACAATGTTCATCTACGAACAGAGCGGGGTGCAGCCGCGCGTAACCGCGACTGTTGCAGAGAAGAAATAGGGGAGAAATGACTACCATGTCTTTATTTAAGAACGTACGAAAAACTGGCTTGGCGGTTGGGGCCCTGCTCTTCGCCGTAGCCACCCTTTTCGCCGTGCCTCAGGCCTTTGCCGCGGCCGGCGACGCCAAAAAAGGCGAAGCTATCTATCAGAAGCGCTGCTGGTGGTGTCACGGTAAGAAGGGTGGAGCCGATGGCCCCGCCACGAGCTTCCTGATTCCGCCGCCGCGCGATTTCACGCTTGGCATGTACAAGTACAAGTCCAGCGAACCGAAAGCCGAAATCGTCAGGGATGAAGACCTATTCAAGATGATCTCAAACGGTATGCCGGGCACCGGTATGCCGAAGTGGGACGACATCCTGAACGAGCAGGACCGGTGGGACGTTGTTGCCTACATCAAGTCGCTTACCGACATGTTCGGCAAAACCCCGAATCCGCCCCAGATCGACCTGAGCAAGAAGATAAAAAGCTCGGCGGAAAGCATCGAACTGGGCAAGAAGGCGTTCCAGACCGCGAAATGCTTCGAGTGCCATGGTCAGGTTGGCAAGGGCGACCTCACCAAAAAGCTGAAGGAAGACAGCGGCATCCGGGTGTGGCCGAGAAACCTCACCAAGCCGTGGACCTTCCGCGGCGGCACCACGGCGGAAGACATCTATGCCCGCGTGTCGAACGGCATTCCGAATACGCCGATGCCGTCGTTCGCGGCCGATGCCACCTCAAGCGGCAAGCTGTCGGTGGAAGACCGCTGGCACGTTGTCAACTACGTCATGTCCCTCGCCGAGCCGACCAGCAAGGTGAAAGACGGCGAAACCGTCGTGAAAGGCTTCAAGCGCGATGCGATGCCGAAGGACGAAAACGACGCCGCCTGGAGCGAAACGCAGGGTACCGCGTATTTCCTCGTTCCCCAGATAATCCAGAAAGAGCGCTTCTTCACCCCGGCGAACGACCTCGTCAAGGTGAAAGCGCTTTACAATGACAAGGAAATCGCGTTCCTTCTCGAGTGGGATGACCGCACCAAGAGCATCGCTGGCGATCCGGCCGCGGAACTCATCGCGTGGGACACCATCAGCCCCGACATGATCGCGGTTCAGACCCCGATCGTTCTCCCCACCGGTTCGGAAAAGCCGTACTTCGGCCATGGCGACGCTACCCATGCGGTTTCCATGATGGCTTGGAGTTCCGGCACATCCACCGTTCCGGCTGCTGGCATGATGGCCATCTACACCGGTACCGGCAAGAGAACCGCTGGTGATGCGGCAGCCGCCGGTTTCACCTCCACCGGTTCTTACAAGGACGGCACCTGGAAGGTGATGATGAAGCGGAAGCTCGTCACCGCCAACAAGGACAAGGATACCCAGTTCGAGGTTGGCCGCTTCATCCCGATTGCGTTCGCAAACTGGGATGGCTCCAACGGCGAAGCGGGCTCCAAGCACACCATGACCTCCTGGTGCTGGCTGTTGCTGCAACCGCCCACCGGCAAAGAAGTGTACTTGGTTCCGTTGCTGGTGCTGATACTCCTCGCGGGTGGTCAGTTGGCGGCCGCGAAATACCTTGAGAAAAACCGAAAGTAACAGGTTGAAATTTTAACCAGAAAGGATAGGGGACATGATAAAAAGAGGTATTACCGTATTTGCATTGGCGCTCCTGCTCGCGGTTCCGTCCGCGTTTGCGGCGGATGGGGGGGCAATCGTTAAACCGTGTGGCAGTTGCCACAAGCTGACCGGCCCGGCCGTAAAGACCATCGCGGAAGTGAAGGCCCGGAAAGCGCCCGACCTGTTCTACGCGGGCAGCAAGTTTAACAAGGACTGGCTGGTGGGGTTCCTTCAGAACCCGACCGTTATCCGTCCCGCCGGCACCGTGTATGCCAACAACATCAAGACCACGGGCGACACCGACACGGTGGCCGCTCCGCCGAAGTGCGCCTCCAAGCTGAGCGCCGGTGACGCCGCCGCGGCAGCCGATTACCTTATGACCCTCAAGGATGCCAGCATGAAGGCCGGCGTCGCGAAGATCGGCGAATTCTCCAAGGCCAAGGCCAAGATGCTTGTAATCAAGACCGAAGCCTGCAACGGCTGCCACTCCATCGAAGGCAACGGCGGTTTGTCCTGCCCGACGTTTGAAGGAATTGGCAAACGGTTGAACCCGGATTGGGTGTACTCCTTCGTGCAAGATCCGCAGCACTGGGATCCGAAGGTCTGGATGGCAAAGCGTGAGCTTGATGACGCGTCCATGCAGCTTGTTGTGAACTACATCGCTTCGTTGAAATAAGGAGGAGGTTATAGATGAAAACGATGGTAATTTCAAAGTTCTCCGCGGCGATCTTCGCGGCGGCGCTCTTCCTGGCGGGCGGGATGGTTGGTTCGGCCTCGGCGGAAACCGCCGCTGATAATTACAACTTGTACTGTGTTCAGTGCCACGGCACCGCCGGTACCGGCAAAGGGATCAACTCGCCGTATCTGGCGGTTGCCCCCAGAAATCACTCGGATCCAAAAGCGATGGGCGAGCTTTCCGATGCGAACGTCGCGCTGGCTATCAAAGAAGGCGGTTCGGCGGTCGGCAAGTCCACGCAGATGCCCTCTTTCAAGCACAACTTGACCGATGCGGAAATAAAGGACATCGTTGCCCTTCTCCGCACCAAGTGCAAATGCACGGGTGCCGCGAAATAAGGAATAACCTTATTTACAGTTTTTAACGCGCTGTAAAGCGATGGCTTATGGGGGCGGTGAGAAACACTCACCGCCCTTTTTTTATTCAAAGGCTTGCTATCGTCGCGATCCCGGCATTTCCTTCAAAATGATACATAATTGTTTTTCGATACCAATAAGCCGATGGACGATTTTATGATATACTCAAATCCGGCTTAAACCTGAACAAAACATTAAAATGTTGACTTATTTAGAGGGGGAATTGCGAATGGAAATGCGAATGCAAGTGCGGACGGTGTTGAAAAGCTTCACCCTGTTGGATTGGATGATTCACTTTGGGGTGTTTGCGAATATGGTGGTAACGCTTTATATTGTCTGGTATGTAATTACAAAATAAAGGCTGTATATTCAATGTGTTGCGCGTGCGGGAGGTGTGGCTTTGGCACATTGCCTGAAAGCGTGATTTACTAACGTCAATGTCGAGAGCCTGTCCGGTAACTTGGGGTGACGGATGTGGCGGTCTTTTAGAGGGTGATCGCAGTGGAAGAGATTGTTGAGTCAGGGCGAGCGGGAGCGGTGCATCGTCAGCCGATTGTCATTATCGACGATGACAAGGCAATCCGCAAAACCCTTCAATTGCATTTTGAACCTCAAGGCATGCAGGTCATTACCGCGAATTTTGCCAAGGAGGGATTGGAAAAGCTGGAACAACTGGATTCGGCAATCGTCATTCTTGATCTGCGGCTGCCCGATACGGATGGCGTGGAAATCCTCAAGGAACTCGGCAAAACGGGGAAGAACTACTATTCCATCATAATCACCGCGTATCCGGATATGGAGTCCACGGTCAAGGCGGTGCAGTGCGGCGTCGGCGAATACATTCACAAGCCGATAGACATTCAGGAACTGGACATCGCCGTGGCGAAAGCCGAGGATTTTTTCTCCAGCCTCAAGGCAAACAATGAATCGCTCGTGCCCGTGCCGCCGCTGGATAATTCCGACACCGTGTTCGTGGGCAAGGGCCAGCTGATGAAAGAGGTTTTCAAGATGGTGGGGATGGTCTCGATGAGCAAGTCCCCCGTTCTCATAACCGGGGAAAGCGGCACCGGCAAGGAATTGGTGGCCAAGGCGATTCACCTCTCCAGCAAGAATGCGTCATCCCCCTTTATTTCCATCAACTGTTCCGCCATCGTGGACACGCTGCTCGAATCGGAACTGTTCGGGCACGTTAAGGGGGCGTTTACGGGCGCCATAAACGCCAAAGACGGCAAGTTCGCCCTGGCCGGAGACGGAACCATATTTCTTGATGAAATCTCGGAAATGAGCTTTGGTCTCCAGGCGAAAATCCTGCGCGTGTTGCAAGAGCGCGAATTTGAACAGGTGGGGGGAAAGACCCAGATAAAGGCCAACTGCCGCATCCTTTATGCGACCAACAAGAACCTTGAGCAGATGGTAAGGGAGGGGAAGTTCAGGGAAGACCTCTATTACCGCATAAAAGTGATAAACATACACATCCCCCCGCTGCGGGAGAGGGTGGAGGATATTCCGCACCTGGCGCTTTATTTCATCGCGAAAAAAGGGATGGAAACGGATCGCGGCATAAAACATGTTTCCCGCGAGGCCCTCAATTGGCTGATGAATCAGCAATGGCCGGGCAACGTTCGGCAGCTTGAGAATGCCATTACGCACACGGTTATCATGTCCCGCGGCGACAGGCTCTTCCTCAAGCATTTCATGGCGGCCCGCAATGGGAGCGCGGGCAACGAAGAGCCGGCGCAGGAGGCGGGCCTCGATGCTTCCGTGCTTACTCCAAAAGACGGTTATCGCCCGGTCTCCCTGAACGAGGTTGAAAAGGAACAGATCGCCCGGACGCTGAACCACACGAAATGGCACAAGGGCGAAACATGCCGGATACTCGGGATCACCCGCCCCCGTCTCGACAGAAAAATAAAGAAATACGGAATAGTTTCTTTGCATCAATACCTTCAGGACGACTGATGCCGCCGCGGCGAGGGGGGAATGCATGGATCCGCTGATGGACCTTGCCCTTCTTGTCC contains:
- a CDS encoding tetratricopeptide repeat protein yields the protein MRAVILVVVMVMALASGASAFKFGGFGGGDKKSAAPAAGGKADEFLLEARRAYGSANYSKVIEATTSAIKESPKMAAAYALRGKASKDMGDVDNAVKDLNRAIELDPNLGEAYYVRAQANEINGEMKKAKEDYSNACAKGYKDACK
- a CDS encoding metalloregulator ArsR/SmtB family transcription factor translates to MTDPSPKQMFLEQFARIGKAISSATRIEMLEFLAQGEKNVETLAAMTKSTVANTSQHLQQLRQVGLVASRKDGQRVYYRLSDETAVDLMMLVRKIAERNIAEVEQLITLYLKSKDGFEAVPAEELLERVKSGTVVIFDVRPPDEYATGHIPGALNVPFKELEKHLHKLNSKTEVIAYCRGPYCLLAYDTVAKLREKKFKAKRLEDGFPEWKRRGFPVEKG
- a CDS encoding cytochrome ubiquinol oxidase subunit I, encoding MKVRFMFSHLKKVLFQRSPSVYRFGVALASLLVIPAALSFNSLDISHPVLKAAANAVSVQKVWANEAAPAAAPAAEAKKDEKKGPEEWAPQSPPKLEAKDYPVVKGFNSRITVWFIAQLHLFFGAFVLAVPIFVWLIELTGVMTKDERYDHMAHEFMKVAMTGFSLAASFGGLLSIALVVFYPQFMTYMVGIFGKVMIFYALAFFAESFFLYTYYYGWDKMSEGKAKTLHLGLGLGLNLAGVFLMMVSNSWASFMMAPSGLDDAGVFQGDVWAAIQGHLWNPINIHRFVANIAYGGSLTAAYAAYKFLTAKTPQEKAHYDWMGYTSFFIAIIGLLPLPFAGYWLTKEIYDYSQQMGITLMGGAFAWLFILQAVLIGTIFLSANYYLWCCLARSPGANRYAFMIKPIAIVIVGMFLAWFTPHTLVMTSKELTQIGGAHHPLLGKLGVMAAKNTAVNFLIVLTFLSFQIYQRSNKRAVGDSFWATNGTTVQIALYAAGLANILILGIYSYYLPASVRIGLSVPQVSTTLIVIVTSFILDGKIFKKSEEMGETKWGNMPVRSQYALFTLTIGFTWLMGLMGYVRSAIRQHWHVYTVFRDNSPDAFTPTLPYAAGVVTVIVCVFIALVLFMFWMPMLAAKKGSSGEH
- a CDS encoding cytochrome C, coding for MEGKKGNSELGKILGYGLFIMVAFAGYAKFGIPLVIPEAPPVEEKITGAMTKDQFVAMGDKIFHGKGTCTLCHSPVGGRAPILDTVGSKAAERLKDARYKGKAKTGEEYIRESMVDPSAFVVAGFGKPGSNDSVSPMPNINKGAIGLNDVEINSVIAYLQKSGGAEVTVPLPTGAAPAAPAGAEAAAPTPAATAEEAFNKFGCVTCHKVPGIAEGGDMGPDLTKLAKAAGSRKPGMSGEMYIIESISNPNAYVVKGFEPDMMPADLGNSVTMSEMNLIVNALLGKK
- a CDS encoding cytochrome c; the protein is MASTFSEEGYNGLVGPIVDLYGNPAKAKLRLGAVTVISLLGCWVAYQYVKPTFEAPVELRSVHPAPPSTASMWGKTFELQTLKNPFREDKANFAKNVEEGGIIYYKNCFYCHGDKQDGKGHFYSAFNPIPANFVDVGTIAMLTESFVFWRIGTGGPGLPSEGAPWATAMPVWHAMLSEEEVWKVTMFIYEQSGVQPRVTATVAEKK
- a CDS encoding c-type cytochrome, with the translated sequence MAVGALLFAVATLFAVPQAFAAAGDAKKGEAIYQKRCWWCHGKKGGADGPATSFLIPPPRDFTLGMYKYKSSEPKAEIVRDEDLFKMISNGMPGTGMPKWDDILNEQDRWDVVAYIKSLTDMFGKTPNPPQIDLSKKIKSSAESIELGKKAFQTAKCFECHGQVGKGDLTKKLKEDSGIRVWPRNLTKPWTFRGGTTAEDIYARVSNGIPNTPMPSFAADATSSGKLSVEDRWHVVNYVMSLAEPTSKVKDGETVVKGFKRDAMPKDENDAAWSETQGTAYFLVPQIIQKERFFTPANDLVKVKALYNDKEIAFLLEWDDRTKSIAGDPAAELIAWDTISPDMIAVQTPIVLPTGSEKPYFGHGDATHAVSMMAWSSGTSTVPAAGMMAIYTGTGKRTAGDAAAAGFTSTGSYKDGTWKVMMKRKLVTANKDKDTQFEVGRFIPIAFANWDGSNGEAGSKHTMTSWCWLLLQPPTGKEVYLVPLLVLILLAGGQLAAAKYLEKNRK
- a CDS encoding cytochrome c, which encodes MIKRGITVFALALLLAVPSAFAADGGAIVKPCGSCHKLTGPAVKTIAEVKARKAPDLFYAGSKFNKDWLVGFLQNPTVIRPAGTVYANNIKTTGDTDTVAAPPKCASKLSAGDAAAAADYLMTLKDASMKAGVAKIGEFSKAKAKMLVIKTEACNGCHSIEGNGGLSCPTFEGIGKRLNPDWVYSFVQDPQHWDPKVWMAKRELDDASMQLVVNYIASLK
- a CDS encoding cytochrome c: MVGSASAETAADNYNLYCVQCHGTAGTGKGINSPYLAVAPRNHSDPKAMGELSDANVALAIKEGGSAVGKSTQMPSFKHNLTDAEIKDIVALLRTKCKCTGAAK
- a CDS encoding sigma-54-dependent Fis family transcriptional regulator, whose amino-acid sequence is MEEIVESGRAGAVHRQPIVIIDDDKAIRKTLQLHFEPQGMQVITANFAKEGLEKLEQLDSAIVILDLRLPDTDGVEILKELGKTGKNYYSIIITAYPDMESTVKAVQCGVGEYIHKPIDIQELDIAVAKAEDFFSSLKANNESLVPVPPLDNSDTVFVGKGQLMKEVFKMVGMVSMSKSPVLITGESGTGKELVAKAIHLSSKNASSPFISINCSAIVDTLLESELFGHVKGAFTGAINAKDGKFALAGDGTIFLDEISEMSFGLQAKILRVLQEREFEQVGGKTQIKANCRILYATNKNLEQMVREGKFREDLYYRIKVINIHIPPLRERVEDIPHLALYFIAKKGMETDRGIKHVSREALNWLMNQQWPGNVRQLENAITHTVIMSRGDRLFLKHFMAARNGSAGNEEPAQEAGLDASVLTPKDGYRPVSLNEVEKEQIARTLNHTKWHKGETCRILGITRPRLDRKIKKYGIVSLHQYLQDD